A region from the Fundulus heteroclitus isolate FHET01 chromosome 22, MU-UCD_Fhet_4.1, whole genome shotgun sequence genome encodes:
- the zc3h15 gene encoding zinc finger CCCH domain-containing protein 15, translating into MPPKKPAPATGNKKTQEKKKEKIIEDKTFGLKNKKGAKQQKFIKNVTQQVKYGQQSARQEADKTNKKADKKKELDELNELFKPVVAAQKVSKGVDPKSVLCAFFKQGQCTKGDKCKFSHDLSMERKCEKRSVYVDERDEDLEKDTMENWDEKKLEEVVNKKHGEAEKKKAKTQIVCKYFLDAIENNKYGWFWVCPGGGDNCMYRHALPPGFVLKKDKKKEEKEEEISLEELIESERAALGANVTRITLETFLAWKKRKRQEKVDKAREEMEKKKADFKAGKSLIVSGREVFEFRPELVDDDDDEADDTQYADETKEEEAEETDSSDVQDIDLSRFVPQEVDHTGITVAATDRFSARNETAKVDNEELLNGACGGAEENGLPGGGEDGGGEDEDDVPVDENLFTGEDLEELDEELNTLGLED; encoded by the exons gacaagactTTTGGcttgaagaacaaaaaagggGCCAAGCAGCAGAAGTTCATTAAGAACGTCACACAGCAAGTCAAGTATGGACAGCAAAGCGCCAGACAG GAGGCGGACAAGACCAATAAGAAGGCGGACAAGAAGAAGGAGCTCGATGAACTCAATGAGCTCTTCAAGCCTGTAGTCGCTGCCCAGAAAGTCAGTAAAG GTGTTGATCCAAAGTCGGTGCTGTGTGCGTTCTTTAAGCAGGGCCAGTGTACTAAAGGCGACAAGTGTAAGTTCAGCCATGACTTGTCCATGGAGAGGAAGTGTGAGAAGAGAAGCGTCTACGTGGACGAAAGAGATGAAGACCTGGAGAAAG ACACTATGGAGAACTGGGATGAGAAGAAGCTGGAGGAAGTGGTCAACAaaaaacacggagaagcagagaagaagaaagcaaaaacacaaata GTGTGTAAGTACTTCCTGGACGCCATAGAGAATAATAAGTATGGCTGGTTCTGGGTGTGTCCAGGAGGGGGCGACAACTGTATGTACAGGCACGCGCTGCCGCCTGGTTTTGTactaaagaaagacaaaaagaaggAGGAGAAAGAAGAAGAGATCTCATTGGAGGAGCTGATAGAGAGCGAG CGGGCAGCTCTGGGTGCAAACGTAACCCGCATCACGCTGGAGACCTTCCTGGCctggaagaagaggaaaaggcAGGAGAAG GTGGAcaaagccagagaggagatggagaaGAAGAAGGCAGACTTCAAGGCCGGGAAGTCGCTCATC GTGAGCGGCCGCGAGGTGTTCGAGTTCCGGCCGGAGCTTGTTGATGACGACGACGACGAAGCCGACGATACTCAGTATGCCGACGAAacaaaggaggaggaggcggaggag ACCGACTCTTCAGACGTCCAGGACATAGACCTGTCTCGCTTTGTTCCACAAGAGGTCGACCACACGGGTATTACAGTAGCAGCTACGGACCGATTCAGCGCCAGGAATGAGACGGCAAAAGTGGACAACG AGGAGCTGCTGAACGGGGCCTGCGGTGGCGCCGAGGAAAACGGCCTGCCGGGGGGAGGCGAGGATGGAGGAGGCGAGGATGAAGATGACGTTCCAGTGGATGAAAATCTATTCACGGGGGAAgatctggaggagctggacgAAGAACTCAACACGCTGGGGCTGGAAGActga